ATATACTATTTTTATATTTTTAGGAATTTGTTCTTTGAAAAAATCCTCTCTTTTTTCCAACATTAAAATAATCTCTTTATCTTCCAGTTTTAAATTATTCAAAACATCTACTGTTAATCTTTCTATTCCTCCCAATCCCAAGGATTTTATTTTAAATAATATTTTTCCCATAATTTTCCTCAGCTTTCAATATTTTTATTATATTTCTTTTTTACATATTTTTGGAATATATATTCAATTTTTTTTCCATTATATCTCAAAACTCTTTCATAAATAGGTAAGTGTTTATATTTAAGAAAATACCTCTCTGGATTTTCTATCCAACTTTTTCCCCACCAATGAATTGTATAAGTATTAGAAGTAATACATTCTTCTTTAAATTCTTCGTTAGGTCCATAAGGATAAAAATATTCTCTTGGATATACTGCAATCTTTTCTTTTTTTAAATCTAAATTTTCCCCATACTCTTCCTTTAAAATTTTTGTTAAAATATTAGTTATTACATATAACTCAGATTTCCATATCTCATTACTATAAAATTCAAGCATTCTTTTAAAAATTTTATGATTAGGTATTGAACCACA
The nucleotide sequence above comes from Fusobacterium perfoetens. Encoded proteins:
- a CDS encoding glycosyltransferase family 32 protein codes for the protein MIEKKIHYIWFGNEKNQKVKSCIKSWKKYLPEYQVIEWNEKNIDIDSLKKENKFFKECYDRKLWAYVADYLRLKILYEEGGVYLDTDIEIIKDISPLLENDLFFGYEDEKVISFGICGSIPNHKIFKRMLEFYSNEIWKSELYVITNILTKILKEEYGENLDLKKEKIAVYPREYFYPYGPNEEFKEECITSNTYTIHWWGKSWIENPERYFLKYKHLPIYERVLRYNGKKIEYIFQKYVKKKYNKNIES